From Rutidosis leptorrhynchoides isolate AG116_Rl617_1_P2 chromosome 3, CSIRO_AGI_Rlap_v1, whole genome shotgun sequence, a single genomic window includes:
- the LOC139900378 gene encoding uncharacterized protein, which produces MDAAADSAATPISTLRRRNSIEIPTLQTPPSSADFELISLKPASYTSLRDILPTAAGAVMSPKAPSFTSHSGYEIPIRNRLVKQAAWAYLQPMSTSPDSGGPTVFHRLWTRFSDAFFRFVSRVYGCLLRSVYATSHRL; this is translated from the coding sequence ATGGACGCCGCCGCCGATTCCGCCGCAACACCCATCTCAACCCTCCGCCGCCGCAACTCCATTGAAATACCCACCCTTCAAACCCCACCATCATCGGCCGATTTTGAATTAATCTCCTTAAAACCAGCTTCTTACACTTCTCTCCGAGACATCCTCCCAACCGCCGCCGGCGCCGTCATGTCTCCAAAAGCTCCGTCATTTACTTCTCATTCGGGTTATGAAATTCCGATCCGAAACCGACTTGTTAAACAAGCTGCTTGGGCTTACCTTCAACCCATGTCTACGTCACCTGACTCCGGCGGACCCACTGTCTTTCATCGTCTGTGGACCCGGTTTTCTGATGCTTTTTTCCGGTTTGTAAGTCGTGTTTATGGTTGCTTGCTCCGGTCTGTTTATGCTACAAGCCACCGATTATGA
- the LOC139896808 gene encoding NDR1/HIN1-like protein 3, translating into MSSPDQNTHLNGAYYGPSIPPPAKNTQSYHRHGQRSSCNPLSCLCGCIFNLFCQILIAILVALGIAVLVLWLIYRPNAPKFHVNEATLTEFTLSSNNNTLYYNLAVNMTFRNPNKRIGIYYDKVEARAEYYGKRFSTRDLETFYLGHKQERDLSTVFSGQQLVVLGNGDRSKYDSERNDGVYNIDLKLKLRIRLKAGWAKPKFKPKFECDLKVPITTDGRVASGGFQRTKCDFDW; encoded by the coding sequence ATGTCTAGCCCTGATCAAAATACTCATCTAAACGGAGCTTACTACGGTCCTTCGATCCCACCTCCGGCTAAAAACACCCAATCATACCACCGCCATGGTCAACGCAGCAGCTGCAACCCTTTATCATGCCTTTGCGGTTGCATTTTCAACCTCTTTTGTCAAATTCTAATCGCAATTTTAGTCGCATTGGGTATTGCAGTCTTAGTATTATGGCTCATTTACCGCCCAAATGCGCCAAAGTTCCATGTCAACGAAGCGACTTTAACCGAATTCACTTTGTCCTCAAACAACAACACTCTTTACTACAACCTTGCGGTTAACATGACGTTTAGAAACCCTAACAAGCGTATTGGAATTTACTATGACAAAGTTGAAGCTAGGGCTGAGTATTATGGTAAGAGGTTTTCGACTAGGGATTTGGAGACATTTTATTTGGGACATAAACAGGAGCGCGATTTAAGTACGGTGTTTAGTGGTCAGCAGTTAGTGGTTTTAGGAAATGGTGATCGGTCGAAATATGATAGTGAAAGGAATGATGGTGTTTATAATATTGATTTGAAGCTGAAACTTAGGATTAGGTTGAAAGCTGGATGGGCTAAACCTAAATTTAAACCCAAATTTGAGTGTGATTTGAAGGTTCCGATTACTACTGATGGTAGGGTTGCCTCTGGTGGATTTCAGAGGACCAAATGCGATTTCGATTGGTAG